A window of Lysobacter terrestris contains these coding sequences:
- a CDS encoding class I SAM-dependent methyltransferase, translating to MKRPRPGVLTFFWQWLKNPLRTAALVPSSSELAYAMIAELPDDTQRVIELGGGTGAITRELLAAGIHASQLLVLELNEELHAHLHARFPGVHVVLGDARSLPELASGCGFLDEGLADAVVSGLGLLTMPPTLQRDILAAALACLRADGVFIQFTYGPAAPLADSVVKQLGLKVHRGDFVLRNVPPATVYVYSRHAAAAAH from the coding sequence ATGAAACGCCCGCGCCCCGGGGTCCTCACGTTCTTCTGGCAATGGCTGAAGAACCCGCTGCGCACGGCGGCGCTGGTGCCGTCCAGCTCCGAGCTGGCCTACGCGATGATCGCCGAACTGCCCGACGACACGCAGCGGGTGATCGAGCTGGGCGGCGGCACGGGCGCGATCACCCGCGAACTGCTGGCCGCGGGCATCCACGCCTCGCAGCTGCTGGTGCTGGAGCTCAACGAGGAGCTGCATGCCCACCTGCACGCGCGCTTCCCCGGCGTGCACGTCGTGCTCGGCGATGCGCGTTCGCTGCCCGAACTCGCGTCCGGTTGCGGGTTCCTGGACGAAGGGCTCGCCGACGCGGTGGTGTCCGGACTCGGCCTGCTGACGATGCCGCCGACGCTGCAACGCGACATCCTCGCCGCGGCACTGGCATGCCTGCGCGCCGACGGGGTCTTCATCCAGTTCACCTACGGCCCGGCGGCGCCGCTGGCCGATTCGGTGGTGAAGCAGCTGGGCCTGAAGGTGCACCGCGGCGACTTCGTCCTGCGCAACGTGC